Genomic segment of Arachis stenosperma cultivar V10309 chromosome 4, arast.V10309.gnm1.PFL2, whole genome shotgun sequence:
GAGAAAGCTTCATGACTTCATCCCATTCAGCTATACAATTATCATCCAAATTCAATAGACGCAAAGAATTAAATCCTTGAACAAAGGAGGATGACATAGGCTGAAAAAAAGATAGAAGGCTTTAAAATTTTGTGTACTTCATACAAatgacaaaaagaaaaacatagaGCAATATAAGATTAAACATTAAAGTAAAAACCAAATTACGCTTATTATTTCCATccaaaaacaattaaaattaatacaCTTCAACATCAATTAAGTATcaactataaaataaaaaaaattgcatgGCAGATCCAAGGGAGTAAGCTTGATAATAGAATCTACATTCAATAACACATCCACATTCTCAAATATGACTATAATTGCTATCGCAGTATTGTTATTGCGATTGTCATAATTAACTGTTCACCAGATGggaaacaacaacaacaacaacaacaataacaataataataataataataaacttacTGCCCCGCTATATGTAAAACGACAAACCTTTGAGGAGATGAGCAATAAAGGCTGACAAAATGCtaaagaaagaagaatataTCAACAATGCTATTCCCTCCTTTAATGGGCTTCCATTCTGAGACTAAGAATTTTAGAGAAATCTTGCAGTGTGATTGAACTGGTTCGATTTCTAATGTTTATTAAACTGCTCTCCATAGTTTAGAAATGGGTACCCATGAGAGGATATCTGAGTGTACAGCCGTTAAGATATTTAGCAAGAATAACGAACCAAAACAAAATGTACCAGTACTCTGCTTATATTGTTTCCGATAAGATGCAGCTCTTCAATAGCTGTCAATGATTGTCTAAGCAATTCAACCTGCCCAGTTAAACAGGAAACATTTAGTGGCTCCTAACTAACATGATGGGAATTTAAGCAGCAGATATAAGTTGGGGAAAGATATAGATAGGAACCTGCTCCCAATCTACACCAGTATTATTTAAAACTAGAATGCGGATGCTTTCTAGTGGTGGAAGTTCTGATTTATATGGTGACATTAAGTTGTTAGATAAGTTGAGAGCCTGCAGAGCAGGTAACTGACCACAAATTTTGCCAACATCctgcaaaaacaaataaaaaagatacTGAATAATAATTGTTGTCAATCAATATATTTCGCTATACAAAATAAGCAGAAAGAAATTTATATATGATCACTTACTAATGAGCTCTCTAAGAGATTAATAGAGGGAAAACTACgccaataagagaggaaattgGGCTTGCTTGTTTTGGTttccatttattatttttctgaaAGTGAAAGAAATACTGAAACTagaaaggaagcaaggaacagGATTTCAATGTTTTTACAGTTTTAAATCTTCTTTTTTCTCAACAGGATCCTCAAAAGGCAAAACACGAAATGTgagaaatgaaaagaaaataactatAAAAACAAATAGTAGGACCAGCCATTAATTAGTTCCATTAGTGTGAGGGACTTGGGCAGTTTGCATGAGGTCATAAGTTTACAACTCAAGGCAACAATTACACCATTTAAGAGCTGTTAATAGTATAGAAATTGAGGTGGTGCTAAGAAAATAACATATGTCACAAACCTTCTAACCACAATCTGAATATTTAAACATAAAGAAAATTTCTTAACACAAGAATCAGACTAAATATATTTGAGTTTACCAAATACCAGCAAAAGACCATGTGTAATTTTCATGAATAACAGCTCTGGGTAAGATATGAATGGTGTGTTAAAAATTAGCAGACTCAATGCTACAGCCTTAGTCAAGATACAATTGTGGAAAAAAACCAGGTTACGTACCTTCCAATCCGAAAGCAGGTTCCCAGTCAGGTCAAGTTCTTTCATATCTATTGGGGAAAAAATGGGGAGAAAAAGAGTTTCCTGACATCAATATTGCAGTTTGATCTTTTGGACTTCTTTATATGATAAAATGCAGTTTCTAGTCATAACTTGAGGTAGAAGCAGATAATAAGAACTTCAGGTAAAAGCAACTAATTCACCACTACTACAATTTTAtcatgaaaaaagaaaatagtgaaaaaagaaagaatactTCTAAAATGGATCAGATTATGtttcattcattttttataTGAGAAATGAAACAGAAGTGGTTCAGAGTCAAGCTTACTTGGGACTGTAGTATTAATCTGATCTGGAATTCCAGGGAAACTAACACCCATATACGCCAATGATGCATTGGTTAACTCCTCAAATCGACTTagtttatcttgaattttatctTTACCCACAAGTTGAACAGATACTCGATTGTTGCTAGTTGAAAGGACATACATTTCATCTGCAAAAAAATAAGGGGTGAGTACTATCacatattattttatgtttggtggGAGTCACATGTGAGAAACTATATACAGAAGAAATATTAAACTGACATTTGTCAGCAAATAATTCTAGAATGAAAAGAAGTTTGAAAAGAATAATATATGCCTTATTATTTCTCACCCAAGGCTTCATATCATACCACTAGCATTGCATTTTTATTCCACACTGCTCTAGGAAACCAGAGCATGGATATGTTAACAAAACTTATATATTAGCAAAAGGCATACCCTCTTCATCATTAGTTGATTTACTTCGGTATCTTTTTTCAAGAGCCTCAAGCAATGAAATCCCTTGGCTCAAATTCGGAGCACGAACCAATGACCCCGATCTTTCAGACTTTGCATGAAAGTATCGGACGCCATTGATGGATCCATCATGTTTGCCTTCTCCATTATCCCAGTCAACTCCAACCCACGTGCCTGAATAGCCTTCTACAGGCCCCACATACTTAACTGTACCAATTCTCCTTGAATCACCCGATGAATGTACTCGTTGGCCCACCCTGAATCCATGACTTGAGTCAGGGGAGTCCTGCATCTTTTGTTAAAGCTGGGCGAGAATTCCTCTACTGAAAATTTAATAAGTCAATGAGATGAATCAGTGAACAAGCTAGTGATTATTTAATAAGCAATCAAGTTAAAATACCAAGACGACAGGAACATCTTCTGGAATGTTGTAAGCCAATAGTATGACAATATAACCTACAACACAATCAATTACTCTAACACTGAATAGAATATTACCAGTAACTTATCACAAAAAAAAGCCACACATAAATCTCATGAGAAGTACCAAAAGAAGTGAAGGAAGTTCTAATTAAAGGAGTGGCTGAAGCTATCCCAACCTACTCACCTATATTCCATAGATTGAATTCAAGTCCCCCTCTCTCAGCCACCTCCTCCTTACTTAGGCATTCTAAATTTAATAACCTATTAACTAGTGTAGCTCAAATCAGGACTAAGGAAATGGCAAACAGTTAGAATTCCAACAGAATAAGATCATATCATATGTATTTTTCAAGCAATCTGATCACACCCCAGAACTCAAATCTCGTTTTGAATTGAAATTTCAAAGTTGGAATATCCAAATATAGGATTAGATTATGTTAGAATAGAAGAGGACGCTGCAATTAGAGCTAGCATAGAGTAATCCCCTTCCAGGCTTCTACAGCTAGAATAGGGAACTCAACAAAAACCTACATCAGAAGCGTTCAAAATCAAAGGAAGAACAACACAAGCAGCAGTGTTTGTTAGGTTTTCACAATTTACTTTGAGAGGGAAGTGAGGGAGTGTTACCTTTGCGGGGAAAACTTCTTAGAGTGGTTGCGTATGGTAGCAATGGCTGGTGAAGGTGATGGTGGGGGTGGCGATGGAGAAGGGTATTTTtggtaatttaaaaaaaaaggaaggggACAGAGTTATAAGTTATAACTATGTATTGTACTATTGTATCCATGGTTATTGTATCCATCGTTATCACAACCGAACTGATTATTAAACCGATTATAGTACTAGGTCACGGATTTGAATcttttaaagtttgaatttcactttagagagtaaaataTGATTTCTTACCATTGATTTTATAAGTGGagccaaaaataaatatgaaagataAACTATTCAAGGGTAGAAGAttacactttactctctaaagtgaaattcaaactttagaggatccaaattccTAAGTCACTATTTTAACCGATAAGCCATTAATTAAACTAATTGACTCAGcctcaaataaaaaataaataaaaaaaagagtagCAATAACTATTATCATGCAAAATTGCAAATTATGTAATCACAACGAATAAAAACACAACAAAAGCATCCATGAGATAAAATTCATTCATAACTTCTAAAGCATGAAATAGGAGGTATAAAATGAAATATATATTCTGATATGGTCATTAGATCTTAGCACTGCTCCAATCGGATTTTACCGTGCTCTTCTCCGATCTGCTGCTATTATCCAAAAAGTCGAGCCTGCGCTTTCGCAAACTTTCCGTCTAGATGGGAAGCTTCGACAGGTTCAGACGGATTTGGGTGTTCTAAAGGGGTAGCTGGAGGCGGCTGAGGTTGCCAAGGCGGCCAAGGATGCGGGTGCCGAGATCCTGAGGTTGTCAGAGCGGGAGACCGAGCTATCAATTCAGGTGGCTAGGGCACAAAAGTTGGCTGCTGATGACGAGAACGCAGTTGCTGTTCGTTCTGAGGCGGAGGTGGTGAAGGCCGAGGAGGAAAGCTCGAAGAAACGGAATGTTGATCTTCTAGCCGATATCCAGGTAGCCGTCACAGCTATTAAAGAGGCTTTGAAGGCTCAAGTCCAAGTTTTGGCTCCGGACGTGGACGTGTTCGTGATGGGAGCTTTCAGATCGTGAAGGATGGCCAGATCGTGGACTTGGAGTAGTTCGTttctattttgtattttatttgataagtTTGTAAGTCATCTTGTTTGAAGTCTCGTTTCACCAAGTTGTGATTATATCTTAGACTTATCCTTTGTTTTAGGGCTTGCTCCCGTAGGTGTGCTATGCTCCTGACTTCGTCTGCGAGATCTCGCTCTGCGTCCTCGTCGTGTCCTCCCACAGTTCTCTGTGGGCTGGGATCCCCGACCTCTACCGGAATGACGGCCTCTAGGTCGTACGTCAACAGAAAGGGGTTTTTTTTCCGGTTGCGATTTAAGGGGATGTTCGATATGACTAGAGGACGGATCCGAGCTCGTCTCATCTAATCATTTCTTGAGGCCCTTCATGATGATCTTGTTGGCCGCTTTTACTTGGCCATTGATTTGCGGATGTTCCACCGAGATGAATCGCTGTGAGATGCTGAGTCCTTCTAGGAACTCCTTGAATCATTTGTCCGCAAAATCGGTTTCGTTATCCGAGATTACGATCTCGAAGATTTCAAACTGGGTTATGACTTGCCTTCAGAAGAATTTTCAGCATTGAGTAGCCATGATGGTGGCCAGCATCTCAGCCTTAATCCACTTTGTGTAGTAGTTGATGGCAACTATAAAGAATCGAAGTTGTCCGGGAGCCGTGAAAAAAGGTCCTACAAGGTCAATTCTCCAAGTTCTGAAAGACCAATTTGCCGTTATCACGCTGAGCTGGTGGGGGCTGCTTGGTAAAGGTTGGCATGAACTTGGCATTTCCTGCAGCTTTTGACCAATTTGATGGAATCTCTAATGATGGTGGGTCAAAAATACCTGGCACAGATGACTTTTTGGGCTAGGATTTTTCCCCCGATGTGGTGGTCGCAACATCCTTCGTGAATCTCACGAAGTATATAATCCGTGTCACCAAGTTCGATACACTTGACGAGGGGTTGGGACAATCCCCATTTTTGCAGTTGCCCTGCTATTGTGGTATACTTCGCGGCTTCCCACTTTATATGCTTCGCCTCTTTCGGGTCCTCATGTAGGCTGTTATCGGTGAGGTATCGAAAGATTAGGAAGATCCAGGAGCGTTGATTCAATATGGTGAGGTTTGTCGTGGTTGTGGCCGCGACGGACAGTGTCTTGATGACTTCCTAGATTAGTGATCGGTTCGCTGCGACCAACTTGGTACTTGCCAGTTTAGAGGGTAGGTCGGCCCTCGCATTCCATTCCCTGGGAATGTGCCGAATGCTCACTTCGTCTCGGCAGTTAGTTCTTTGACTTTGGATAAGTACTATTGTAACAGGGGTCCTGTTTGTTTGGGAGCTAACTTCCTAGTTTTTGCACCAACTTCCTTGGCCAGTGTCAATCCGGCTAGGAGGGCTTCGTATTTGGCTTTGTTGTTAGAGATCAAAAACTCGTATCGAATGGACTATTCGATACTGATCATGTTCTCATTTTTAAGTATTATTCTCACTCCCCCTAAGTTGGTGTTTGACGAGTTGTCAATGTGGAGTTTCCATAATTCTGTGGGTTCACTTCCCGGGGTCATTTCGGCTATGAAGTCTGTCATGGCCTGGGCTTTAATCGCATTTCTGGGTTCGAATCTGATCTCGTATTGGGATAGCTCGACCGACCAAGCGAGCATCCGTCCTACTGGGTCTAGCTTCTGTAGCACTTGCCTAACAGCCTGGTCCGTCCAGACCATAATGATGTGGCTTTGGAAGTACTGTGGAAGGCATCGGGATGCCATGAGTAGCGCGTATGCGAGTTTCTCGAGTCTGGAGTAGCACGTTTTAGCATTTTAGAGAACCTTACTTATGAAGTATACGGGGCTCTGTATCTTTTGTTCATCTTCCCGGATGAGTGCCGCCACTAGCACTTCCTCCGTTATGGATAAGTAGAGGTATAATGTCTTTTCTGTTATGGGTTTTTAGAGTATGGGAGGTTCCAATAGTACTCTTTTAAAGTGTTGGAAGACTTCTTCACATTCGAGTTCCCATTTGAAGCTTATACCCTTTTTCATGAGCTTGAAGAAGGGGATGGTCTTTTCGGCCAAGGCTCTGAGAAAGCGTGAGAGGGCGGCGAGTCTCCCGATCAGCCTTTGGACATCTTTGAGGCTTGCAGGGCTGCTCATCTCGAGGATGGCCTTGCACTTTTTTGGGTTCGCTTCTACTCCCCGTTGCGTGATCATGAAGTCCAAGAATTTCCTGGCCTCCATTTTGAAGGCGCACTTCGTCGGATTGAGGTGCATCTGGTGCTTTCTCAGAGTGTTTAATATGAGCTTGAGGTCGTCAATGAGCTCCTCGCCTATTTGTGTCTTGGCTAGCATGTCGTCGATATAGACTACCAGCTTAGTCCCTGAGAGGTCTTTAAAGATCTTGATGACGAGCCTTTGGTAGGTGCATTTTGGGGTTATAAACATGGTTTTGTCCTCGTCTGGTCGGTGCATGGGTATCTGATTGTACCCGAAGTATGTAACGGCCTAGCCTCAGAGAAACGGCGCTTTTTCGGGATCAAACGGAATTTTTATGGAAATTTTAGGAATTTTAGTGCATATAAGCACCTCTGCTGCACAGGTGCTGTGTCATCAAACTGCTGAGTCAGCAGCTTGACTATACCAGACACCTCTCCTAATCTAAGTAAGCACGTCGTGAAAAGTTGCGTTTTTGAGCCACTTCGAGTCCGAATTTCAAAACTCTTATTTCCGTGGTTAGTCTCTATGTGACGAGCCGGTCTcgaattttgagagaaaaattatattaatataatattcatatgttattattttatttagaatattatattattatttcttctGTTGTGGTTAATGTTAATCTATATTTGGTAATATAATAACTGAGCTAGAAATCTACCGGTAATGGATAATACCGGCATTCTTAGATGAACTTAGCAATGCTAATGCTTCATCATATATCTTTTATCCTCATGATTATCATGTTACTAGTATCATTTATACTAGTAAAGCTCGTGCTTATCCTTTAGTAGTGTAATTTAATGTATCTAGTTTTAGTAATTATCTTCAgaatgatattttattattaaattctGATGAGTCAGCATCCAGTGACACGTGGAACTCCTAGAGTTAGCCACCACATGTTCCCTTTCTTGCTCTCCAAGCAAAGGTTTCTTAAGAGAAAAGTAAGAAACACTTGTATTTTAATACATCTAGCTTCAGTAATTATCCTTTATTGAGATATTTTTACACCAAACTTTAGAATAATGCTTATCCTAACCCCACAAATCCCTAGGCTCATCATTGCCATCAACTTTTCTTCCAAACAAGCtagaattttcgaaattcttgagaGAGAAATGGAAGAActtccatgaaaacttccatgaACACCTGAGCTTCAACCTCTGTTCTTTCTCAAACTAAAACCCCtgtcaaaaatctaatccaaCCAAAGTGTtcacctcttcttcctcttcatttCTATGTCAATTTTCATGGAGTAAATTAAGGTATGATGGCTACTCCTCCTCCTTGAATTTTCAGCCATGGTGGAAACTCAAGCTGATgatgttttcttcatgttttctcttaGGATCTCTTGTTCAATCACCGTAGGCTCTAAAAAAACGTGATTTCTAGCTGCCTTAAGGTGAGAATAacctttttttcatcatcatgaAGCTTCAGCCCTCATGATTCATATGGTTCTAAAGTTGTTTTTGATGTTAAAATAGGCGTAAAAGTGCTTTTGGAAGCTTGTTTTGGGTTCAACTTTTGGGCAGCAACAAAGGAGGTAAGGTTTGGTAAATTAATCAATTATTGACTATATTCTTGAAGTGCTAAATCAGATCTTGTTGCTTGAGGCTTGATTTTGAGTGTTTGTGTGTTGGTTTGATCATGAGATCTTGTTGTTTAATgcttaaaaataaagtttttgatggttctaaagtagttgttgttgctgctgaaAAACGTGGCTTTCCAGCCATGAAATTCATGATATTTGATGCGTGTTTGATGTGTATTTGATGGCTGAAACATTCCTCTTTGGTTTGGTCAAAATCAGGTAAAAATCAGTTActgaaaaaattgaaaatctGGTTGAAAATCAAGCTAAAATCTGATGAACTtttggaaaaatatttttagtttttggaAGGATGTGAAAACgtttattttgatgatttggggtcaaattataattattaaaaagtttGGAGTTGAAAGTTAATTAATGAAAAGTTGAGGGGCCAAAGTGCAAATATTAAAAGTTAAGGGGGTTAAAATGTAATTTCCAAAAAGTTCGGGGATcaaaatgtaatttttgaaagttgaataatatattattattttaatattaaaatattgaaaaaaagaCAGTTTTTCCTAAAAGCTTCAGGAAGGTAGTGTTGACTCCAGAATTCCTTAATTCTCTTTATTAAACACctaaaaaaagatataagagAAGGTATTGAGGTATGTCAGGTAATGAAAAATGATTTAGAAACTTGCAAACATATTAGAAAGGAAAAGAGTTAAAAGCTATATAGCTGTGTGTTTGATCTCACAGAATAAGTAGAGAgttgttattcctgtaggccgaAATTCACCTGCAGTGAATATCAACTGTGTATCTCAGAGTGTTGCTCCTGTAGGTCGAAGTTCACCTACAGAGAGTTATGATACCGGTAAGCTGAAGTTCACTTATAGGGGCGCTATTTCTGTAAGTCGAAGTTCACTTACAGAGGTGGTATTTctgtaggccgaagttcacctacagaAAGTTGTTGTGTTGTGTTTAAACTATTCCTGTGAGCCAAAGTTCACTTACGGGAGTACTATTTCTGTAGGCCAAAGTTCACCTATAGAGAATAAGCCATATCTAGGACTAGTTCCTAGGTAATGTCGGGCTGCAGGGTGTAAACcaacacgtgagctcatggcctgcataggacagacatgcatcatacttggttgtgtatttcctctgttatgattgttgtATGAATGTGtgatttctttatttatattctattctttgtgtctgtgttttattttcttgtattccttgTTGTATTCTGCTTTCTGatttcttaatttctttatttatctGTATCTTTTGTTTACTTCTTTTCTGTATTATGCTATTTGTCTACTAAGCAACACAGAATTAATGAACTTAATTAATAACCCCAACCTTACTAAAAACTCCCAAGTTCTTACCCCTtatctctcccttcccccttcagatggaagcgTGAGTACCCTTCTGTAGTTTGTTGATGATCATTCTGCATAAAGGATTCcactctaggtagtcttctgagtatAGGGTGAACTCCGATaactgtttatatgtatatataccaTGAGACCAGCCGATGTCTACACCCCATCTTTCTACAAACTCTAGCTTAAGTCCTCCGTACGATGTTACTGTTATGTGGCACTCAATAAAGTACTAGAGAGAAGCTCTTGACAACGTATGATCATGCAAAGGAGTGGTAGACGATCTTCCGTCTTTTGATGATGTTCCACTTGACATGAGTTTTAAAGACCTAGAATGTACTTTCccgtttagagggactaggtgagtatagagtctaggctagcctgggtgccagcttagggacttcttggaCAGGTCAGGgcctgtatatatatatatatatatatatatatatatatagttattatctagctatatctaggggtgttctaaccaAAGATCTttactctaataaaggctggatAACTGAATGTTTTTAATTGTTTGAGATGTATATaagtgtggttgtttataattGTTGTATCTGTTATTATTTGAGAATTGATTGTGAATGATCCCGTTTATTAGTCCAaacgttttcaaaaaaaataccTCGCTAAaaaactacgcttttaacaatgAGTCAGGCTCAtgtaataaataataga
This window contains:
- the LOC130976174 gene encoding tubulin-folding cofactor E, translating into MQDSPDSSHGFRVGQRVHSSGDSRRIGTVKYVGPVEGYSGTWVGVDWDNGEGKHDGSINGVRYFHAKSERSGSLVRAPNLSQGISLLEALEKRYRSKSTNDEEDEMYVLSTSNNRVSVQLVGKDKIQDKLSRFEELTNASLAYMGVSFPGIPDQINTTVPNMKELDLTGNLLSDWKDVGKICGQLPALQALNLSNNLMSPYKSELPPLESIRILVLNNTGVDWEQVELLRQSLTAIEELHLIGNNISRVLPMSSSFVQGFNSLRLLNLDDNCIAEWDEVMKLSQLRCLEQLYLNKNCLNSIFYPDNGQQNELEATSYRPFQNLRCLLLGDNNIGDLVSVDSLNLFPNLVETRLSENPIADTTSGGVPRFVLIARLAKIKVFNGSEVTPRERKDSEIRYVRLVISRLHANAEEIKQHPRFSELKSLYGIEDERPSTGASGPQTIGSGFLSITLKCVGASMGEKQPLTKKLPATTTVGKLKFLCESFFKLKSLKLKLFLQEEGSPLPVLLDNDTSSLIDLGIGNESIILVDEEN